One genomic region from Haloterrigena gelatinilytica encodes:
- a CDS encoding GTP cyclohydrolase III: MTNTQVTLVQIDNYGPWTVTPEPRREADLQTMQSRLYADISQFVGNRGGYTFFTRFDNMIAVTNGLDLEDHALLQESVGNRYPVTLSLGVAADASPVQALADATARVQDAGSAQDEDRRECLEGRAVGPADRTEEDVQIAHFDVINATGTYTDELNAFDTFIEIEQGYAELMRHMRHAHDSLSFFVGGDNIIVTCPDLDRGDYEEAIYHVEEAVDVELQVGVGRGECAHDAGFAAKHALETCRADGTRVELEW; encoded by the coding sequence GTGACTAATACGCAGGTTACGCTCGTTCAGATCGACAACTACGGGCCGTGGACGGTCACACCGGAGCCGCGACGGGAGGCCGACCTCCAGACGATGCAGTCTCGGCTCTACGCCGACATCTCCCAGTTCGTCGGGAACCGCGGCGGCTACACCTTCTTCACTCGCTTCGACAACATGATCGCCGTCACGAACGGCCTCGATCTCGAGGACCACGCGCTCCTCCAGGAGTCCGTCGGCAACCGGTATCCCGTGACGCTCAGCCTCGGCGTCGCGGCCGACGCCAGTCCCGTGCAGGCGCTGGCCGACGCGACCGCCCGCGTCCAGGACGCCGGCAGCGCACAGGATGAAGATCGGCGCGAGTGCCTCGAGGGACGGGCCGTCGGCCCCGCCGACCGAACCGAAGAGGACGTCCAGATCGCCCACTTCGACGTCATCAACGCGACCGGCACCTACACCGACGAACTCAACGCCTTCGACACGTTCATCGAGATCGAACAGGGGTACGCCGAACTGATGCGGCACATGCGCCACGCCCACGACAGCCTCTCGTTTTTCGTCGGCGGGGACAACATCATCGTCACCTGTCCGGACCTCGATCGGGGCGACTACGAGGAGGCCATCTACCACGTCGAGGAGGCCGTCGACGTCGAACTACAGGTCGGCGTCGGTCGCGGAGAGTGCGCCCACGACGCCGGCTTCGCCGCGAAACACGCCCTCGAGACCTGTCGGGCCGACGGGACTCGCGTCGAACTCGAGTGGTAA
- a CDS encoding DUF5785 family protein has translation MSSDWPVDPDGEEGSEGMRKYDMRIIADKVDEEEDFPMVRDEFVEEYGDYPIRINYKRVVPMREIFEYVEPERFETILDMHKAVGDAMRAGDFWEYHPQGKNPERKHA, from the coding sequence ATGAGCAGCGACTGGCCCGTCGATCCCGACGGCGAGGAAGGCAGCGAGGGAATGCGCAAGTACGACATGCGAATCATCGCGGACAAGGTCGACGAGGAGGAGGACTTCCCGATGGTCCGCGACGAGTTCGTCGAGGAGTACGGCGACTACCCGATCCGGATCAACTACAAGCGCGTCGTCCCGATGCGCGAGATCTTCGAGTACGTCGAACCCGAGCGCTTCGAGACGATCCTCGACATGCACAAGGCCGTCGGCGACGCCATGCGCGCCGGCGACTTCTGGGAGTACCACCCGCAGGGCAAGAACCCCGAGCGGAAACACGCCTGA